The following proteins come from a genomic window of Lycium ferocissimum isolate CSIRO_LF1 chromosome 4, AGI_CSIRO_Lferr_CH_V1, whole genome shotgun sequence:
- the LOC132054058 gene encoding basic leucine zipper 61-like encodes MDEKGKRLVPDLDLSLKSPADQEEPSNKVLTLDEAVDFELKHGNVDPNVDLKKLRRTISNRLSAQRARIKRNECIVELEKKVKYLEDKLAIMTPEIENVNGRNEMLRLEIKMLQEQMDSVTNKSKLRTAQMEEMKPELRRLKELEKALKKKA; translated from the exons atggatgaaaaaggAAAACGATTGGTGCCTGATTTGGATTTGTCCCTTAAAAGTCCAGCAGATCAAGAGGAACCAAGCAATAAGGTTCTAACCCTTGATGAAGCAGTTGATTTTGAATTGAAGCATGGAAATGTTGACCCCAACGTGGATTTGAAGAAGCTCAGAAg GACTATATCGAATCGATTATCTGCGCAAAGAGCCCGTATTAAGAGGAATGAATGCATTGTTGAATTGGAAAAGAAGGTGAAATATCTCGAG GATAAGTTAGCTATCATGACACCAGAAATAGAAAATGTGAATGGCAGAAATGAGATGTTGAGGCTGGAGATAAAAATGTTGCAAGAACAGATGGATAGTGTCACTAACAAATCCAAACTACGCACtg CGCAAATGGAAGAGATGAAACCTGAGTTGAGGAGGCTTAAGGAACTTGAAAAGGCTTTGAAGAAAAAAGCATAG